The following coding sequences are from one Triticum dicoccoides isolate Atlit2015 ecotype Zavitan chromosome 4A, WEW_v2.0, whole genome shotgun sequence window:
- the LOC119285375 gene encoding elongation factor 1-alpha-like isoform X2 — MGKEKTHINIVVIGHVDSGKSTTTGHLIYKLGGIDKRVIERFEKEAAEMNKRSFKYAWVLDKLKAERERGITIDIALWKFETTKYYCTVIDAPGHRDFIKNMITGTSQADCAVLIIDSTTGGFEAGISKDGQTREHALLAFTLGVKQMICCCNKMDATTPKYSKARYEEIVKEVSSYLKKVGYNPEKVPFVPISGFEGDNMIERSTNLDWYKGPTLLEALDQINEPKRPSDKPLRLPLQDVYKIGGIGTVPVGRVETGVIKPGMVVTFGPSGLTTEVKSVEMHHESLLEALPGDNVGFNVKNVAVKDLKRGFVASNSKDDPAKEAANFTSQVIIMNHPGQIGNGYAPVLDCHTSHIAVKFAELVTKIDRRSGKEIEAAPKFLKNGDAGIVKMIPTKPMVVETFATYPPLGRFAVRDMRQTVAVGVIKGVEKKDPTGAKVTKAAIKKK, encoded by the exons ATGGGTAAGGAGAAGACTCACATCAACATCGTGGTCATTGGCCACGTCGACTCTGGTAAGTCGACGACCACTGGCCACCTGATCTACAAGCTTGGAGGCATTGACAAGCGTGTCATCGAGAGGTTCGAGAAGGAAGCCGCTGAAATGAACAAGAGGTCTTTCAAGTACGCCTGGGTGCTTGACAAGCTCAAGGCCGAGCGTGAGAGAGGTATCACCATCGATATTGCTCTCTGGAAGTTCGAGACCACCAAGTACTACTGCACCGTCATTGATGCCCCTGGTCACCGTGACTTCATCAAGAACATGATCACCGGTACCTCCCAGGCTGACTGTGCTGTTCTCATCATTGACTCCACCACTGGTGGATTTGAGGCTGGTATCTCCAAGGATGGCCAGACACGTGAGCATGCTCTCCTTGCTTTCACtcttggagtgaagcagatgatctGCTGCTGCAACAAG ATGGACGCCACCACTCCCAAGTACTCAAAGGCACGTTACGAAGAAATTGTTAAGGAGGTCTCTTCCTACCTGAAGAAGGTCGGCTACAACCCTGAAAAGGTTCCCTTTGTCCCCATCTCTGGGTTCGAGGGTGACAACATGATTGAGAGGTCCACCAACCTTGACTGGTACAAGGGCCCAACCCTGCTTGAGGCGCTTGACCAGATCAACGAGCCCAAGAGGCCCTCAGACAAGCCCCTCCGTCTTCCCCTCCAGGACGTTTACAAGATTGGTGGCATTGGAACTGTGCCTGTTGGCCGTGTTGAGACTGGTGTCATCAAGCCTGGTATGGTTGTTACCTTTGGTCCCAGTGGTCTGACAACTGAGGTCAAGTCTGTTGAGATGCACCACGAGTCTCTCCTGGAGGCGCTTCCTGGTGACAACGTGGGCTTCAACGTCAAGAATGTTGCCGTGAAGGATCTGAAGCGTGGTTTTGTTGCATCCAACTCCAAGGATGACCCTGCCAAGGAGGCAGCCAACTTCACCTCCCAGGTCATTATCATGAACCACCCTGGTCAGATTGGCAACGGCTACGCCCCAGTGCTGGACTGCCACACCTCACACATTGCTGTCAAGTTTGCTGAGCTGGTGACCAAGATTGACAGGCGATCTGGTAAGGAGATAGAGGCCGCGCCCAAGTTCCTCAAGAACGGTGATGCTGGCATAGTGAAgatgattcccaccaagcccatgGTTGTGGAGACCTTTGCCACTTACCCTCCTCTTGGTCGTTTTGCTGTCCGTGACATGAGGCAAACTGTGGCTGTTGGTGTCATCAAGGGTGTGGAGAAGAAGGACCCAACTGGCGCCAAGGTGACCAAGGCTGCCATCAAGAAGAAATGA
- the LOC119285375 gene encoding elongation factor 1-alpha-like isoform X1 gives MANMLSGGYQSHDSFGCLHDTSAMANMLPGVVVVGSHGTPPSLFAQGPSAASTTTGTTQRRVVIAWLTPGPGAAGDGEPPLVASRTRAPPSPLVATSHDDLVGEEGGCHGSPWSEKPSRVVSSRCSGRGCVGGRYLTGVVGHALSRCHMLLLCSRTESWSFERLMVEGVHESKACQKHSYIRDWVVYVYPPAMGKEKTHINIVVIGHVDSGKSTTTGHLIYKLGGIDKRVIERFEKEAAEMNKRSFKYAWVLDKLKAERERGITIDIALWKFETTKYYCTVIDAPGHRDFIKNMITGTSQADCAVLIIDSTTGGFEAGISKDGQTREHALLAFTLGVKQMICCCNKMDATTPKYSKARYEEIVKEVSSYLKKVGYNPEKVPFVPISGFEGDNMIERSTNLDWYKGPTLLEALDQINEPKRPSDKPLRLPLQDVYKIGGIGTVPVGRVETGVIKPGMVVTFGPSGLTTEVKSVEMHHESLLEALPGDNVGFNVKNVAVKDLKRGFVASNSKDDPAKEAANFTSQVIIMNHPGQIGNGYAPVLDCHTSHIAVKFAELVTKIDRRSGKEIEAAPKFLKNGDAGIVKMIPTKPMVVETFATYPPLGRFAVRDMRQTVAVGVIKGVEKKDPTGAKVTKAAIKKK, from the exons ATGGCGAATATGCTGTCGGGTGGTTACCAATCGCATGATTCTTTTGGCTGTCTTCATGACACGTCGGCCATGGCGAATATGCTGCCAGGAGTCGTGGTTGTGGGTAGCCATGGGACGCCACCATCGCTCTTCGCTCAAGGGCCAtccgctgcatccaccaccacaggcACGACGCAACGGAGGGTTGTCATCGCGTGGCTCACGCCTGGGCCGGGAGCAGCTGGAGATGGGGAGCCCCCTCTGGTGGCTTCGAGGACCCGTGCACCGCCTTCGCCATTGGTAGCTACGTCGCATGACGACCTCGTCGGGGAAGAAGGAGGTTGTCACGGCTCACCTTGGTCAGAGAAGCCGAGCCGTGTTGTCAGCAGCCGATGCTCCGGTCGGGGCTGCGTAGGAGGAAGATACCTCACCGGGGTTGTGGGCCATGCATTGTCACGCTGCCACATGCTTCTGCTCTGCAGCCGCACCGAGAGTTGGTCGTTTGAGAGGCTCATGGTGGAAGGCGTCCATGAGTCCAAGGCG tgtcaaaaacactcttatattaggga TTGGGTAGTTTACGTCTACCCACCAGCCATGGGTAAGGAGAAGACTCACATCAACATCGTGGTCATTGGCCACGTCGACTCTGGTAAGTCGACGACCACTGGCCACCTGATCTACAAGCTTGGAGGCATTGACAAGCGTGTCATCGAGAGGTTCGAGAAGGAAGCCGCTGAAATGAACAAGAGGTCTTTCAAGTACGCCTGGGTGCTTGACAAGCTCAAGGCCGAGCGTGAGAGAGGTATCACCATCGATATTGCTCTCTGGAAGTTCGAGACCACCAAGTACTACTGCACCGTCATTGATGCCCCTGGTCACCGTGACTTCATCAAGAACATGATCACCGGTACCTCCCAGGCTGACTGTGCTGTTCTCATCATTGACTCCACCACTGGTGGATTTGAGGCTGGTATCTCCAAGGATGGCCAGACACGTGAGCATGCTCTCCTTGCTTTCACtcttggagtgaagcagatgatctGCTGCTGCAACAAG ATGGACGCCACCACTCCCAAGTACTCAAAGGCACGTTACGAAGAAATTGTTAAGGAGGTCTCTTCCTACCTGAAGAAGGTCGGCTACAACCCTGAAAAGGTTCCCTTTGTCCCCATCTCTGGGTTCGAGGGTGACAACATGATTGAGAGGTCCACCAACCTTGACTGGTACAAGGGCCCAACCCTGCTTGAGGCGCTTGACCAGATCAACGAGCCCAAGAGGCCCTCAGACAAGCCCCTCCGTCTTCCCCTCCAGGACGTTTACAAGATTGGTGGCATTGGAACTGTGCCTGTTGGCCGTGTTGAGACTGGTGTCATCAAGCCTGGTATGGTTGTTACCTTTGGTCCCAGTGGTCTGACAACTGAGGTCAAGTCTGTTGAGATGCACCACGAGTCTCTCCTGGAGGCGCTTCCTGGTGACAACGTGGGCTTCAACGTCAAGAATGTTGCCGTGAAGGATCTGAAGCGTGGTTTTGTTGCATCCAACTCCAAGGATGACCCTGCCAAGGAGGCAGCCAACTTCACCTCCCAGGTCATTATCATGAACCACCCTGGTCAGATTGGCAACGGCTACGCCCCAGTGCTGGACTGCCACACCTCACACATTGCTGTCAAGTTTGCTGAGCTGGTGACCAAGATTGACAGGCGATCTGGTAAGGAGATAGAGGCCGCGCCCAAGTTCCTCAAGAACGGTGATGCTGGCATAGTGAAgatgattcccaccaagcccatgGTTGTGGAGACCTTTGCCACTTACCCTCCTCTTGGTCGTTTTGCTGTCCGTGACATGAGGCAAACTGTGGCTGTTGGTGTCATCAAGGGTGTGGAGAAGAAGGACCCAACTGGCGCCAAGGTGACCAAGGCTGCCATCAAGAAGAAATGA
- the LOC119285376 gene encoding protein disulfide isomerase-like 5-1 — MDPALRRRSRLPIHLLLVAVTLLAALAARSGAEVITLTEETFSDKIKEKDTVWFVQFCVPWCKHCKSLGTLWEDLGKVIEGTDEIEIGKVDCGASKPVCSKVDIHSYPTFKVFYDGEEVAKYKGPRDVESLKTFVLNEAEKAGEVRPEDEL; from the exons ATGGATCCGGCTCTTCGGCGCCGCTCCCGCCTCCCTATCCACCTCCTGCTGGTGGCCGTCACGTTACTCGCCGCCCTGGCCGCGCGATCCGGCGCCGAGGTCATCACCCTCACCGAagagaccttctccgacaag ATAAAGGAGAAGGACACAGTGTGGTTTGTGCAATTCTGCGTCCCTTGGTGTAAGCACTG CAAGAGCCTAGGAACTCTTTGGGAGGACCTCGGGAAGGTTATTGAAGGTACGGATGAAATTGAGATCGGAAAAGTTGATTGCGGTGCAAGCAAACCAGTCTGCTCAAAGGTGGACATTCATTCATACCCAACATTCAAGGTGTTCTATGATGGCGAAGAAGTTGCAAAATATAAAG GGCCTAGGGACGTGGAGTCTCTCAAGACCTTTGTGTTGAACGAAGCTGAGAAAGCAGGTGAGGTGAGGCCTGAAGATGAGCTATAG